Proteins from a single region of Acidobacteriota bacterium:
- a CDS encoding transposase, translated as MPSESPEAAKELLYKRVEAYLDQGYGHCYLKDPRIATIIQNSLLDFDNKRYKLLAWVVMPNHLHILFTPNAGYELSQILKFFKGYTARMANRTLQRLGAFWMEDYFDRFIRDEKHLANAIAYIENNPVKSRLCGKPVDWVFSSAQWRKYKGD; from the coding sequence TTGCCAAGTGAATCGCCAGAGGCAGCCAAAGAATTACTTTATAAACGTGTTGAAGCTTACCTTGACCAAGGTTATGGGCATTGTTATTTGAAAGACCCACGTATCGCTACGATTATTCAAAATTCATTACTGGATTTTGATAATAAGCGCTACAAATTATTGGCTTGGGTAGTGATGCCCAATCACCTCCATATTTTATTCACTCCCAATGCCGGGTATGAACTTTCTCAAATTCTGAAATTCTTCAAAGGTTATACGGCTCGCATGGCGAACCGAACTTTGCAACGTCTAGGGGCATTTTGGATGGAAGATTATTTCGACCGCTTTATACGCGATGAAAAGCATCTTGCAAATGCCATTGCCTACATTGAGAACAATCCGGTCAAATCGCGATTATGTGGAAAACCCGTGGACTGGGTTTTCAGCAGCGCACAATGGAGAAAATATAAAGGGGATTAA